The genomic DNA ATGACAGTTAATAACATTTAATTTACAATATCAAGTATTGTAGGAAATCAGGAAACTAAAACAAAGTGGATAATAGTACGTACAACTTGTCCAAAATTTTAAATTCTTCTGCATTAATTAGTGAAAAaacaattaaatataaaaatatgacGATCACAAACTGATTATGGTCATTATTTCCAAAGAAATTCAGAATTGCTCAATAAGAATCCAATCCAGGTTTCGCTCATAACATCAAGCAAAAGAATTCTGCTGTAAACTGCTCTATTACTTCTCCTGCGAATTTTATGAAATTAAGAAAGCTTAGAATATGATCAAAACAACATATCACATACAAAAAATAACttcaaattaatattttaatatcaaCTCATATCAATTTGTAATTGTAACTTATAATATCTGCAATGTAATGTTATGTATCATGCATAAGTGATTCGATACAACataccattttgatatttttggaAACGGATTTAATGGAGCCTAGAGTCTCTAAGTAACTTGATAGATCTACCGAATTCTGTTAAAAAAATAAAGCATGAGATTAGTATCACCATGTACAAACTATAAATACTGGTTAAACTTCGAGAAAAATCACCTCAAAAGAGGTCGACGCAGAACACATTGTCATCTGTCCTTGAGATGGTGTTGGAGTAAAATAAGATGTATCATACGAATCAATGACCTCAAAAATCTTGCTCTTCAAGCTGACATTGTCAACACTGATTTGAACATTGAAAATCAACTCTTTTTCAGCAATTTCTTTGATTTTGGCTGGATAATCAGTACTCTCATCCTTGAAAGATTAacaaattttaaaagaaaataggTAGTAGCGTGATCAATGTATATGATATTAAGTAATCTGCAAAGGCATAGTGAAAAGATTAAATTAGTGTATATCGAGGTAAAGAATATTTCTGTACAGAAGTGAGATTGTCAAATATCATCTTCGTTGCAGTCTAGCCAACAATTCGTTTAACAGCACGATCATGAAGGACAAAATTAAAAGCCTCAGTTGAATCTCCAGCAAGTACTACAATCTTGAATCTagtaattttgaaaaaaataattaaaaaagtGGATTAAATGAATGAGATGCACAAAACACAATTTAAGTTATATCTATAAATAGATATTTTACTTAACCTCTTTTCTGCAACAAGAATTAGCTTATTTTCTTTTGGACAATTGAACCTGTTTTCCACCTTCACAACCTCCTGTTGGCAAGTGCAACTTAAATACCACAATTTCCATTCTCCGCTACAGCAGTAATTTTAACAGCATAAAGGTAAGATTTCTGCaataaaaagaaaacaaacaAAATAGATAAGTCTGATGATATATACTTTTATATAAGATATAATCGAAGCTGAAATGTGCCTAAAAGATAGAAATTATAAATTTAAGCTTATAAGCTGATAATTTTAGTAGAGACCTTAAAATCTTCGACCTCAGTCTTTTCACAAAGCTCCTTCAAAGTTATTGACTCTGTAAGAATAGTTGGGGTCGAGATTATTTCAATTATTCGATCATCTATGTGAGTTTGATTGCTACCATAGTTGTATTTTGGTAAAACCTACAAACCCATATCTGCAAAAAACAAAATGACAGAAAAATGAGACGGTGAAGAAGTTTCAAAGATTTCCCAAGATGTATTAAAACACTTCagaaaaatatatttatcttTGTTGAAAGTATTATACTTAATTTGTTGCTCAATCTCTAAACTACGACTGTTTCGTGGTTTAATCCGCGAAGTATAAACCTAAAAGAAAATATGACCTTTTTATGGAGGATGTCATAGTGCAGATGATGCGCGCTAATAAACTCTGGACTATAACAATATAATAAATAAAGGCTGTCCTTGTCTATTACTCGTTTATCAAGCAACTTGACCATAAAACATAAATTAATTCAAGGTTAGCCCAAAACCTGGAGAGTTTGTTCTAGATTGCTTGCTATATTTTGTACAAATTACCAGAATGGTCGCTAGATCCTACACCAACATATGCAAGTTTTAATCAGTGATAGTCAACTTTAAACTTTAATATAGCGAATAACAATGATTACATAAAATTTCATAATATATAACAATGATTTTGAAATGCAGATAAATATAATTCTTCAAAAATGTAAATTGTATATTACATAAAACATAACAAACACGTACTGGATATGCAGATAAATATGTACAAACATGTATTAATAAATTGCAGCAAGaggaaaacaaaaaaaaataaaaaaaatcacatGTTTGAGATTTGAAATCAAACAGTTGGTTTAGTCTACAAACCCGTATGTAAAATTAAAACTTAGTAATTCTTGTAGTTGTTCTTAATCACACATATTCATCTATCTGCAAAACTCAATCCAGAAAATTATAAAAGCATACAATTTATATAATAAAAACACATACCTCCGTTCACGATTTAAAATAATTGAATTCACAAAACTTATTGCACAAAATATGTATCTACTCTAAAACACATACAAATACTTAAAACAAATACAAAGAGTTGAAACTCTCTAAGAATTTTAAAAGTGAGAATTCGTGTGATTCCTTTTTATCTCACATTCATCATCCTTCATCCTGTAAAACATAAAAATCAAAACATGATTTGATAAAAAAATGGGCACCGAagtcaaattaaaatatcaaaaacTAAACAAACCTGGGATTGGTGTTTTTGAATTGGTGTTTTTAACCTGTTTTTATTCATTGTGTTACATTAACAAATGAAACCCGATTAAAATTTGCACGTAACCTGCAAAAAAGAAAGAGATGAATGAGATTCTAAGATTTGAAAGTTATgagaaaaaaataatttattatacGTGTCCTTAAATTTTTGTATGTGTATATATCAATCTAATCTAATTTAACTCAATGCACAAATCAAGTAAGATAGAAATTAGTGAGATTTTCTATAAATAAgtaatttgagattcaaaattcaaaaatattaCAAATAAAGGAGATTTGGTTGGCAAATAATGAGTGATATAAGAAAATCATggaatttgaatttcaaaatatTTCCTTAATTGAAACAAACATAAAAGGATGTAACCATAGATAACTTTATTTTTGAAATTCAAATAATAACCATATAGATTAAGATGGGTCAATTGAACTTAATTGGGTAGTCCATGGATCTAGCAAAATGTATAATATTTGGGTCATGGGTAATTTTTTTTACCCAAATTGTTAGATGGGTAAATTAGGGAGTAATCATTAGGTATTATAGATGTACGCGTATCAAAAGTTTTATTAATCAGATCGCTTCCTAAAATATAATATTGGAGATTTCATATAAAAAATCCATGAAGTTAGCATAGTTATGGAAGATGCACTTGTTTGGGTACTTATTCATACTTAATACCATCAGAAAATGTAAATATTCaaacaaaatataataaaaaacTTATGAAATTATCACAGCAGAAGTACTTTCCAACTACATGTATTATCAAAAACCTTAACTTGGGGTTGGTAAAAAATGGATAGTTATGTTTCTTGGTGTTAGATTTTGTGCAGACTTATGTACTTTATCCCCTAAACTCCACGACCTTGACAGAAAGAAGTGGTCATTCAGTTTAAGGAAACTCTCTAAAAGTTACGACATAATATTGAGAGGTACGAGTTAATCTTGAGCTCACTGTTTCATCACAGGTAGGACAGACTATGCGACTCCAATGCCCATCTTTTACCCCGTAGAGTTGTTTAGTTCTTTATAATACTTAACTACGTAACTGCGACCTTTCCAAGTAACTTTGTAACAAGCTACAGAAAATATGGTTAATCTAACGGGATGCCGCTAATAACCAACGAATGGCAAGTACTTTTCCTTGTGTGGATCCTATTTCAAAATCACGTGACAgctaaataattcaaattacaaGAACAATTTATCGAAGAAACATTTCCCACACATAGCTAGGAGATTGGCAAGGAACACATCTTCCTTAAAGTCTATAAATTCGTCAGACCTAAAAGTATACACTTCTATCATCTACTCCATTAGTCTCAGGGCCATTCAATGAGGTTGGATTTTTATTTTGATATTCTCTATTTACATGGATGAGAGCTGATTACCTACAACACTATTGGCCTTTCAGCAAAAGGTCTAGTGTGTCAACACTCTCACCAAACAGCTCAAAAATATTTTCTTCTCTGCCAAGATTTTTCTTTTAATAgttgaggacaaaatctttttccTTAATGCAAAGTACAAAAAAAAATACAGGGTATTCACGAAAATAGCAGAACGGTTTGGATGACTTCTTTATATAGCCAACTGTTATATTCCTCAATTCAGGTTTCTAGTAATCAGAATTGCACTTTAATAAATATGTTGTCTCTATTACATGATCACTAAACAGTCCCTGCCTCCCCAGACTATGACTAAGATCAATGGATTGATTCACTACTCCATGGGACCCAACCACTAAAGGAAGGAAGGTGAGAGGTGAGGAACGACTATGACCATAtagaaataaaaataatattgtAACTACAAAATTATCGAATAGAGTTTTtgaaacacaaaaattagaagagAATATATTGTAGTTAGTTTGCAAATAGTATCTTAGAAGGTTGATCTATTCGCCTTTAGTATTGTGAATCAGGTTGCGTTGCGGAATAAATATGTTATTGTGAATCAGGTTGTTTTGCCGGATAAATATGTTGGGAactttaaataaaatttatgaaCTAAGCATAAGTGGACGCACGTGTGTGTAGGGGAAACAAATTGAAGAGGTTTAAAAACAGGATCTTCGAAGGCTAATCTACCCCGCCTTAGTCTTGTGAATCAGGTTGCTTTGCAGAATAAATGTTGGGAACTTTATATTAAATTCATGAAGTAAGCAAAAGCATCAGTGGAGGCACGTTTGTGTGGGAAACAAATTGAAGTCGAACTAAAAAGAAGGGGGTGGGGAGTCTACAAGGTGGACACATGAGGCGGTTTAGCAACACAACTCTCATATGTTATGCTTCCTCTATCCCACACTTTCCCAATTATGAATTATTATTAACACCCATTATATACCTGAACCAGATTTTTCCAGTTGTTTGATGTGGCACATACTACTAATCAATTGAGTTTTTTTATATTTCAAAACAACAAGGAATTGAATTAGCTTTCAACCTCTCATGATCGTAAACATGGTTACCTTCCGTGTACATTGACATGGTGTTAAacaaatgataaaatacaaaaagACATCCTTGCGTCTTAACAAAATATTAAGTGGGGATAACTtagatttttgaatttttgaattttttttctgatttaccacaaaaacataatttttttaattacaTATAGCAATCTACTCTATATATGTatgaaataattaataaatatcgTACATATATTAAAAAATGTATACATGCAtactttttttataaaaaaatacgAATTTTATAGAAGATTTTTTGGACTTAAAAATTATGTTGGATTATTTAAGTAGATATTTGTCCATGAGAGTAAGAAATAGtacatattttaatttttttcaggGTTTTTAAGtattaatttttttctttttggTTGTTATGTGAAAAATATGACTAAAATTGTACTTTTTATGATTTTTGTGATCTAGTTCTACTAGAACTTCATTAACACCTATAACTAATTGGACAAAATTAATAAATACTAAACAATTGAAATTTTTCAAAGATcaaacaaaataataaatttgaCAATTTTTACAGAAAAATAAATAGGTGTTCATTTACAAGTTAAATATCTTAGGACAAAACTCAAAACTGCATGTTAGCATTACAAATTAAAAGTTCTAAGACTAAACCAAATAGCTCATGTTAGTCCAAACGCGAATATGTTATAGTTAATATATAAATTTTTCGTTTATTAAACATTAATGTCGCTAATACTAGGGACAATTTACTCAACTATTACTACATTGCTGTATCATATTAAACTACATTATTTTTGCTGCTTATTCTATTAACTCGTGCAAAAAAAACTGAAGCTGTCAAAATATTTGTCAGACCAAGCAACCACCACATACTACTCTGACATGTTTAATCTGTAAATTCATCCAAGTAAATTTTTCACCttaaattcttttcttttttttgctaaattttcTCCACAAATTCATGTGTTAATTTTTTAATAGATCCTCAATGTATAAATATTATGTGACAATTACAACTGATATACAGTCTTGGGGATTTTATTTAAATTTGATATAATTTAGCATAGTGTCAACCAGGGACAGGTACGTTTTTCCGTGGGTATTCATAATTTTTACcattaaaaaaataatatcaattaaGCAAAACTACTGAATTTATAATTTATCAACAAAAAGTGATTTGCCTACAAAAGACTATAAAAACTATAATATTCCCATCGGATAGGGAGTAGCAAGTGCTTAACTCTTTGGAGTTGGTAAACAATGGATAATAACGAACCTGTGTTTATCATATACCGGAACCAGTATTTTATCCCTTGATACTCCACAAAGCTGTGGTCATTCTGCTCAAGAACTCATCTCTGAAAGGTCTGACTTGAGCTTGGGCTGACTGTCCTCCAAATCGGCCCTGACTCTCAACCCGCGTTCCTCCAGAGCCCATCCTTTTCCACTCGAGTTGTCTAGTAATTCATAGATACATTACTGCAAGTCTGCAACCTTCCCAAGTAGCTCAGTAACATCAACAGCCTTGTAGTCAATTTAGGTAACTCCGATAATGGAATATCTGAGATAAAATTATGACAGTGTGTCTCACAGCTGCCTGCATATAATAAACATGGTTATAGCAGCACTCGACAGATAAATAATCCAAATTACAAGAGTAACTGATCCGAGAACTATTCACAAAGCATAATTAAGAGATCAATAAGAAGATATCTACCTCAGTCTATTAAATAATGGACCTAAAATTTTATACTTCTCTCAACTTCTCAATTTTTATTGTCTGCGCCATTCTTATGAGGTAGATTTCTATTTTGAGATTGTCAAGATTTACGGCTGAGAACTAATCACATGCAACATTATCTTCTTTCAGAAAAAGGCCTAATGTGTCCATACTATCACCGAGGATTTCATTTGTACACGTAAATAGAACGCTTTTCCTCAATTTAGGGTACAAACGAATTACAGGGTGCAACAATTTGGTGGCTGACTCGGTTTTTATGTTTCATCAAAACAGCAGGGCAGCAGATTACTAGGTTAATAGAAAATCCGGATTCTAGGAGAAGTACCAACCGACAGAGGACCCCCAATTTAGAATCCAAATTGTTTAGTGACAAAGAAACTTCGAACTCATTCAGTTGCTGCTTGAAAATAAAAAAGACAAGGTCTAACTGGATGCAGATATCACCCTTGCCAGCCGAAATTTTCACAATATAGTAATCGTACCATCATACATAAATTCCAAGGTTAGGTTTGGATGTGTTCTTGACATCACCACTCTTATATAATACTCAATTCAGGTTTAAAGGAATCGGAACCGTACTTTAATAAATTTATGTTCCTATTACATTATCATTAACCAGACCCAAGGAGTGAGAATAAAAGATCAGTTCACTTATCCATAGGATCTTACCACAACAGAATGGAAGGAGAGAGGGCAGAACGACAATAACCATAAAATAAACTTAAACTATAATATTGTAACTACAAGCTAATACCTATATACAAAATTATTATGCAAATAAAAGAAAGATAAACTAGACATACCTGGCCAATTGGCCTGTACTGCACCCTTCTCCTCATCATATATGAACAAAAAGGAAAACATTAAGATACCCTGTACAAAAGAGAGCTCAGAAATGGAAAACACCTCTACTTTTGCAAAATGAGAAGTTCCAATTCACTATATAGCAACTAATCACTTGAAGAGATTTGCACATGCATGCTTTGGGTCAACGAGAAAATACAGGCCTGAGAATACTCTGAAGAACCTCATGTACAGAATAAGACAGTCAACTATCGAAAAATATCCCCGTTTCTAAATGTTATCACATTGTTCCATTAAGATAACCATTACTAAAAAGAAAATATTCAATTACGACATATTTCTCCATGATGATCTACAAACAAAAAGGAAAATATTAGAATAACATTTACTACAAACAAAAAGGAAAATATTATGATTTATCCTTTACTAAAATCAACAAACTAAAGTAAAACTAAAATGACAGGGGGCGGGGGAGTGCAGGACAAGATGGACACATGAGGTGGATTAGCATCACAACTCTCATCTGGTACACTTCCTCTATCCCACGCTCCCCCAATTATGTATTATTCTAATACTTGTTACATACACAAACCAGATTTCCCATTTGTTTGATGTGGCACCGGCTACCAATCAATTGAGTTTTTTATATTCTAAAACAAAAGGAGTTAAATTAGCTTTTAACTTCTCGTGATCGTAAACCTGGTTACCTTCCATGCAAATACATAGACACAATGTTAAAAAAAACATATGATAAAATAGAAAAAGATGTCCTTCTGTCTTAACAAAACAGAGACGAGAACACGAATAAGAGGGGTTAGATTAAACTTTAGAATTGTTATCCCGTCCATGTAATTATATTGACACGACCTTAAACATATGATAAAATACAAATAGATATCCTTGCTTCTTAACAACACAGTAACAAAAAGTCTAACctaaaataaataacaaaatatcATATGTATATAGTTCTATTTTATCATATGTAAgaaataaataacaaaataaagTACATATATACCAAAaaatatgtacatatatactctttaaaaaaatattttaaggatTTAGTGAGAAAATTTTGAACTTAAAGCTAGGATTGgatttttatgtatttttttagTGGAGGAGAGGAAGGTATAGTACATATAATTTATTTGCTCAAACAAAATAATAAGTTTGAATATTTTTACAGATAAAATAAATAGGTGTTCATttacaaattaaatatatatcCGAGCACAAAACCCAAAACCTCATATTTGCTTTACAATTTAAAAATCCTAAGACAAAACTAAAAACCTTATCTTAGCCCAAACTTATCTAATATATAAAGTTTGATCCATTTATTAAAACATTTGTGCAAAATGTCAACAATACTTACGACAATTTACTCAATTATTATTACTACTTTGTGTATTAGATTAAATTATGCATTATTTTTGCTATACTCATGTAAACAAAGAAGTGGTCAAAAATTTATCAGATTAAGCAACCACCACATGTAACTATGTCATGTTTAATCAGTAAATTCATGTAAAAGGCTAACGCGGGCATTTTATAATAAATCAATATGCGTGTGTGATTGCATGTacaataaatcaaaattataaacGAACCAAACATATCTTAATTAATCATTATCCGAATAGGAACTTTAAAAGGCTAATGCGGGCATTTTGTAATCTTATGAACCAGGTTACTTCACGGTATACAATGTTGGGGATTTTATATAAACTCGATAAAATTTAGCATAGTGTGAACATGTAAGGGAGAGGTACGTATTTCGTTGGGTCTTCATAATTTTTACCATTAGAAAAATAATATCGAATAAACATTACttatgatcttagaatttcttAACGAGTGCCTTGCCTGCAAGAGATTATAAAAACTATAGTATTAACGTCGAATAGGTAGTAGCAAGTACTTAGCTCTCCTGAATTGGTAAATAATGGATAATTACGTACCTTTGTGTTCCCCCACTCCACAAAGCTTTGCACAAAGATGTGGTCATTCTGCTCAAGAGAAAGTTATCTCTAAAAGGTCTGACTTGAGCTTAGGCTGACTGTCCTCCGGGTCGCCCCTAACTCTCAACCTGCGTTCCTCCAAAGCCCATCCTTTTCCACTCAAGTTGTCTAGTTCTTCGTAAATGCATAACAGCAGACTTCCCAAGTAGCTCTGTAACATCAACTGTCTTGCAGTCAATTTAGGTAATTCCGCAATGTAATATCTGACATTAATTCATGACATAGTGTCTCACAGTAGTCTGCATATAGAAAACATGGTTATGGCAACACTTGACACCTAATCATCCAAATTACAAGAGTAACTGATCCAAGAACTATTTACAAAGCATAATTAAAAGACACAAATGGAAGAAATCTGTCTCAGTCTATTAAATAATGGACCTAAAACTTCATAATTCTGTCAACTTCCCAATTATTATTTTCTGCTGCATTCTTATAAGGTCGATTTCTATTCTGAGTTTCTCAATTTTTACGGCTGAGAACTAATCACCTCCAGCGCTATCTTCTTTTCAGAAAAAGGCCAAGTGTGTCCACATAATCACCAAGGATTTCATTATCCCTGTCAGGAAAAAGCTTTTCCTCAATGCAAGGTACAAACTAAATACAGGGTGCACCGATTTGGTGGCCAGATGGGCTTTTATGTCTCGTAAAAACAGCAGGACAGCGGATTAATAGGTTATAGAATATCTGGATTCTGGGCAAAGCAAAGTACAGTGGACCCCCATTTTACAATTCAAATTGTTCAATGACAAGTGTTGCTCAGTTTCTTAATTTGTTTTATACCGTTTGGTTTAGGTTTGCAGAAAATTAAGATCAAGGGAGGAATTAAAATGCAGTACAAAGAAACTTTGAATTCATTTAGCTGCTACATTAAATATAAGACAAGGTCCAACCGGACGCATATCTCACCCTTGCTCTCGCGCCCAAACAATCATGATATAGTATCCTTACATCACGCACATAAATTCCATGGTTAAGATTTGGATGTGTTCTTGACATCACCACTTCTATATAATACTTATTTCAGGTTTCAAAGAATCAGAACCGCACTTTAATAAAATTGTGTTCCCATTACATTAACCAGACCCTAGGAGTGAAATTAAAAGATCAATTCACTTCCCTTTGGGATCTTACCACAACAAAATGGGTGGACAGAGGTGCAGTACGACTATAAACCATAAAagaaattttaattaaaacatattAACTACAAACTAATCAAACTTAGTACATTAATCAcataattaataagggaaaagcaaatatataattataaaccTATACACAAAATTATTTCACAAGTACAAATTATTACATTGCAAAAAAGCAAAGATGCTCTTGAAATGCTATCATAAACTTAAATGGAGAGGAAACAATTTGACGCCAAACTTAAAAAAAGGGTGTGTAGGGGGTGGGGGAGTGCATGATAAGGTGGACACATAAGGCGGATTAGCATCACAACTCTCATGTGGTACCATTCCTCTATCTCACACTCCCCCAACTATGCATTGTTTCTAACACTCATTATATACACAAACCAGATTTCCCACTTGTGTGATGTGGTACTGACTACTAATCAATTGAGCTTTTTATTTAAAAAACAAAAGGGgtaaaattaaaattagtttttAACCTCTCCCGAACCATAAACCTTCACCTTCCATGCAATTATGTTAATATAATATTAAAGAGATGATAGAATCTAAATAGATATCCACCTACCTGGCTTCATCGACAGAGGAGGGAGGTATTGCTCCGATCAAGACATGGAAGAAAAATAGGACAGGGTTAGATCTTGTCAGGTTTAGGTTTGTATTTTGCCAGAAGTACTTCCTAACCATATGCAATATCAACAACCTAAACTTCAGAGTTGGTCATAAATGGATAATTATGTTTCTTGGTGTTGGATCATGTACAGACTTATGTACTTTATCAACTCCACGAGGCATGATCTTGGCACCAAAAAGTGGTCATTCAGCTCTCTGAAAAGTACGATTTAACCTTgagaagatgacttaatcttgaGCTCATTGCTGCATCCACGGGTAGGACTGACTATGCGACCTAATCTGGTGTTCCTCCAGTGTCCATCTTTTATGCCCCTCTAGTTGTCTAGTTCTCTCTAATACGTAACTGCAACCTTTACAAGTAGCTCTGTTAGAAACTAACAGAAGATAGAAAATATGTTTAATACAACAAGCACATGACAgctaaataattcaaattacaaGAGAAATTTATCCAAGAAACATTCACAACGCATAGCTGGGAGACCGGCAAGGAATACATCTTCCTCAAAGTCTATAAATTTTTTGACCTAAAAGTTTACacttttttcttcttctttattatTATTCTCCGGGCCATTCCAATGAGGTTAAATTTTAATTTCGATATTCTCAATTTTCATGGACGAGAGCAAATCACCTGCAACACTATTGGCCTTTCAGCAAAAGGCCTGGTGTGTCAACACTCTCACCAGACAGCTCAAAGATATCTTC from Apium graveolens cultivar Ventura chromosome 5, ASM990537v1, whole genome shotgun sequence includes the following:
- the LOC141724453 gene encoding uncharacterized protein LOC141724453 isoform X2 translates to MIFDNLTSDESTDYPAKIKEIAEKELIFNVQISVDNVSLKSKIFEVIDSYDTSYFTPTPSQGQMTMCSASTSFENSVDLSSYLETLGSIKSVSKNIKMEK